From the genome of candidate division WWE3 bacterium:
AAATATTAGTGCGTTGCATCATACATCACTAGTATACATCACTTTGGAGTCTCGTCAAATTCATAAACCCAAACGCGAGAGGATTTGGGCTTCGACTAATCGGTGATCTTTACCGTATTTTAAGCGGCATGAACTTCGAATGTGTGCGGCTACCCGTTCACTCTTTGGGGTTTTATTTATGGCTTCCCAGTCGACTTTAAGGCTAAAGGGAACGAGCGGCTGGTTGTTGGCAAGTAACCGAATGTACATCGAACCGGTGGGGTTACTCATTAAATCACTCTTGGTAAACTGGGGATCAAATTGAGGTTCTAGAAATTCGGCGTCGTCTGGTCCGACGCGAAATATGCACTGAGTACCGACGTTTCCAAAGACGGCGTTTTTAATGTCATCATCCATTTGGGCAATAAATTGGTTACCAACGATTAAATTCAAATGATATTTTCTGGCTTCCGATAGAATGGTAGCGAAATCAGGTGTCGCGAAATTTTGAAACTCATCAACGTACAAATAAAAATCACGGCGTTGCTCCTCGGGCACGTCAACGCGGGCCAGGGCGGCAGAGAGAATCCGAGGCACGAAAAGAAGACCTAGGAAGATAGAGTTCTCTTCACCAATCTTGCCTTTAGAGAGGTCGATTAAGAGGATCTTTCCTTCGTCCATAACTTTGCGAAAATTAAACGATGACTTACTTTGCCCGAGAATATTGCGCATCGTCTTTTCGGTCACGAAACGATCAAACTTAGATGTAAAGTAGCCCAGTTTTTCACTCTTATCGCGTTCACTAGTATGAGCAATTTCATCTAGCCAATAACTCTTAACCATCGGATCAGTCACTTTTTCGGCCCGCTCCTTGGCATATTTGGGGTCAATCAGAATTTTAAGGACCTCAACCATGGTTGACTCCGGATCTTCCATCGCCGTGAGCATTACATTTCGAATCGCTCGCTCGAGCTGGGGCCCCATAATTCCTTGGTGATTGGGGTCATACAGCTTGTATAGAAGTTGAATAAAGGCATTAATTAAAAAGTGCTTGTCTACTTCACTGTTAGCCTCCAGCATATTAAAACCCATCGGTCTTTCTAGGTCACCCGCATCGAACAGGATGACGTCATCGATCCTATTCTGCGGGACTTTTTTAAGTAAATCTTCAATAGCGGTGCCATGGGGGTCAATAAAGGCTAAACCGCGTCCCGCTTCCATGTCTTGAACAGCCATAGCCTTCATGAATTCGCTTTTACCGGTGCCCGTCTGCCCCAAAATATAAGTGTGACGATTACGATCTTTTTCTTGCATATAAACTTCGCGTGTCACTCCTCGAAAAACATTTTTACCCAAATAAAGTCCAGCAGTTGGAGTGTTAGCTGGTGCTGGCAATGTCCGGGCCTTAAGCCACTGAATTCCAGGCGTTGGAACTTCTTTGCTAGGGAGGTGAAAGATGGTGGCCAATTCGGCAGTGTTTAAAATAAAAGTTGGATTGTAAAGATGGACGTGGAAGAGTGGCACCTCTATATTAACGACCGGGAAAAGTCTCATTATAAAACTCTCCATAAAACCTTTGCGAGAGAGCTCAAATATTTTTTTAAAATGGGAATAGGTAGGATCACCAAAAACGGCAAAAGAAGTAATCATTTCTTTAAGGTGTAACGTCGCCTTAAATTTATCGCTGGAAACAGCCACGAGTCTTAAACAAACATTAAATCCCGGCTTGCCTACTTTCTTTTCGACCCCCTCTAAGAATTTTTCAGAAATATTAAGAGGCTTTTTTTCAGGATTTTTATTGTGGGCTTTGATTTTCTCGACGAAAAACTCGCCGTCTGTACGCCAATGATCAGATGAGGGCCTAATCAGAAGCTGAATGGCTGCCCCTTCATTCTCGTCCAGTTTACTTAAGGCTGAGGTCAATGCATTAAGAGGGTCCGGTTGTTTATCTTCGTAGCTTCTGATGGGAAAGTAATCGGCGCCGGTAAGATCAAGCGTTCCAAAATCCACTTTCGAGCCCTTTTTCCAAATATTCCAAGGCTTACAGGGTTCAAAGTCGGCTTCCGGATACGAAGCATGGATCTGCTTGGTCACAAGGTCACTTAGATGCTTGGGGCAAGAGACGTAGAATTCAATTCGATTATGGGTCCCGACTATTTCAAAGGAAATGTGATCGGGTTCATGGGTTAGTCCCTCAATTTTCCCTAAAGTTAATCCTGAAAAAGCAGCAAACATTTGCTCGGCGGCTTTAATTTCAATTTCATTGCCCTCGGGAACGGTGATTTTAAAAAAAACTTGAGCGAAGGCTTTATGACGACGGTCGCGAAGGCGAATAAACCATAGGTAAGTGGCAGCAGCAATAGCAATAACCCCTAAGGCAAGGATGCTAATAAAAACTGTGAGTAATGTGTTAACTAAAGTATCGAGCATAGGGCAGTTGTGGTATTTAGACTATTATGACCATTGTGATTATTAAGACTATTATTTATTGTATTTTTTCTTCGAATGCTTCGAGATCGTGTCCCCACGTCTCGCTGTCATCGACTTTTCCAGACCCTTTTTTTACCTCGGTGACAAAGCCATTGCTGACTATGTCATACTTACTAGTCGAACTCTTAGATGTCTCTGAAGCTAATTCACTATGGACTACCTCTGAAGACCGGCTAACCCTATCTGACTCCGGCGCAGCCGTAGAAATCTCAAACGCCTTTTCTATCACATTAGCTGAATCGATATCTCTTTCGGTTGGCCGACTTTCTAGGACCGCCCCAATTTTATCTGACATACTCTCTTATAATGAATCTTTGAGGGGATTTTAGCAAGATTATTATGACTCCAATGATAAAGACGAGTCAGGAACCAGATTTTCCCAGGGAACAAAGGTTTGGTTAAAGAAAGCAGCTGATCCAATCATGGCGGCGTTGTCGGTACAGAATTTGGGCTCAGGGTAGTATAAAGGTATATTTCCCGCAGATTTACCGATGATTTCCCGCAAGCGCATATTGGCGGCCACGCCACCGGCTAACATTATGGATTTAGCGTTAAAGTGACTGGCCGCTTTAATGGTTTTCTTAACTAAGCAATCAACTACAGCCTCCTGAAATTCGAAGGCCAATGCAGTATTTTCGTATTTTTTTGTTTGATTAGCAGTAAGTAATGCTGTTTTTAATCCCGAAAAAGAGAAGTCGTAGTTATTTGCGTGGAGTAGAGGACGAGGTAGAACTAAGTGGTCCTCCTTCGCTAAAGCTTCGAAGGATGCGCGACGCAGGTAGGTTGACGCAGCTTCTGAGATCGCCGGACCGCCGGGGTAACCGAGACCTAAGATACGCGCGGCTTTGTCGAAAGCCTCGCCGGCGGCATCATCCAAAGTTCCGCCTAACCACTGCATTTCACCGTGGTTTTTTAGAAGCACTAAGTCTGAATGTCCACCTGAGACGACGAGGACCACACTGGGAAAAATACTACCGTCTGCTAGCTCAGGGTGGTTAATAAAATTAGCGTAGATATGGCCAACTAAATGGTTAACCGCGATCAGCGGCTTATTCCAAGCAAAACTTAAAGACTTGGCGGTTTCGACTCCGATTAAGAGTGATCCGATAAGACCAGGGCCGACGGTGACAGCGATGCCGTCGATATCACAACTTTCGCAACCGGCCTGTTTGAGTGTGAAGTCAATTACTGGTATAATAACCTTAACTTGTTCACGAGCGGCCACCTCGGGAACGATTCCGCCTGTAGTTACGTGGAGTTCTTGCGAGGACGCCACCACGTTCGCTAGTAGTTTTGTGCCATTCTCAACTATGGCTGCCGCCGTTTCGTCACAACTAGTTTCTACTGCAAGTATTGTCATATTGCCAGTATACCAACAATCAACTAGTCTATTAACATAGTCCTAGTTGTCATTCTGAACTTGATTCAGAATCCAATAATATCAAAATTTGAAATTTAAAATTCGAAATTTGAAAAATTGAATTCAAATTGTAACTTTCAAATTAAAAATTAAATATTTATGAAGTTTTTTAACACTGAAAATAAAGCGTCACCCTCATTGAAACTTATCCCTTTGGGAGGTACAACTGACGTTACCAAAAACATGTACGTTTACGAGTATGGCAACGATATCGTGGTCGTGGACTGCGGGATTGGCTTTCCGGATTCCGAAATGTTGGGGGTGGACGTTGTCATCACTTAAGGATCAAGGACTTACCAAAATTAGTCAGAGATTGGTGGAAACTGATACAACTATCCTTCATTTGGGAGCTTTTGAAATCTCATTTTTCCACACTAACCACTCTGTACCCGAAAGCCAGGGGGTAGTCATAAAGACGCCAGTTGGTGTAATTATGCACGTGCCTGATTATAAATTTGACTGGACGCCGGTGATGGGTAAGCCTTTTGATGTGCAACGAGCTTTAAAACTTGGAGGTGACAATGTTTTGGCTTTGCTTTCGGATTGCTTGGGCGCTACGAACGAAGGTTACACCGTGTCGGAACGTGGTATCGAAGACACTTTTGATCAGATACTAGATAAATCAGAAGGCCATCAAGTTTTTATAACCACTGTCGCCTCTAACATTTCTCGCATTTCTCAGGCTATTCGCAGTGCCGTTAAACATAATCGTCGGATAGTTGTGGCCGGCAGGAGTCTGAACCAAAACATTTTGGTGGCCCAAAATATGGGGCTCCTCAGTTTTCCTCAAGATGTGTTTGTGCCCGATGATAAGTCGTCTAAGGAAGAGCAGTCCGGTATACTTTATCTTGTCGCTGGGGCTTACGGACAATCCGGCTCTGCTCTGTGGCGGATTGCTAATGGCGAGCACAAAACAATTTCTATTGATGATGGTGCAGCCGTTATTTTTTCGGCCGACCCCATTCCCGGAGTGCACGATCAGGTCAACGCGATCATCGATCACTTAACTTATCGTGGAGCGGAGGTTTACTACTCGCAAATTCAGGAAAATTTGCACGTTTCGGGGCATGGTTCCCAGGGCGATCTTTTGATGCTGGCTGGCATTGTAAAACCGAAATACTACATCCCAATTGGGGGCACCATTCACCACATGCGAGCTTACCGGAATATGATTGAGAAAATGGGGGTAACTAAGGATCGAATTTTTGAGTGGGTGGAGGGGCAAACTTTGGAGTTTACACCGGGAATGGCGAAATTTGGCAAGCCAATTGAGACCCGAAATGTTTTTGTGGACGGCGGCCAAGTGGGAGAAGTGGGCTCGGTCGTCATTAAAGATCGCCAGGCGCTCTCTCAAGATGGGGTCCTCGTCATTAGCGTGCCTTACGACAAGAGAGAACGACGCTTTATAGATCGAGTCCAAATTGTTTCCCGCGGCTTTGTATACGTTAAAGAATCCCAGGGGCTGATGAATAAAGTTTCGGGTCTGGCTTCCAACGTCGTCCGTCGCCAAGCGCCCGGTTCTGACGTGATGGCCGCTAAAAATGACATTGAGCGGGAAGTCGGGCACTTTCTATTCAAAGAAACCGGCCGCAACCCCGTGGTTCTTGCCTCCATCGTCGAGATATAACCAAACCTCCGTCATTCCGGGATTGACCTGGGATCCAGTGAACCCAAAAGCGTAGGGGCTGGGCGTGCCCAGCCCGCAATATAGCTATAGATAAACTGTTAGTAATGTATAATAATCCATATGCTTAATGAGCTTTTAAAGGAACTGTTGCAAAAAAGGACAGTAACTGTAATAAATAGAATTTCGCCGTTTATTCAAAAAACCGACAAAATTATTGATATTGGTTCTGGTCCAGGAGATATTGCTAGAATTTTAAAAGATCAAGGGTTCAACGTTAATCCTGTTGATGTGGCGGATTTTCATGGTCCACGAGTTGTAGAGACTACAATTTACGATGGTACAACTCTACCATTCCCCGATAAGACTTTTGATAAAGCCTTGCTGTTAATGGTTTTGCACCACACTCCCCAACCAGAAATAGTTTTTGATGAGGCTTCAAGAGTAGCTACAGAATTAGTAGTTATAGAAACTTCCTATACAAACCCAGTAG
Proteins encoded in this window:
- a CDS encoding TraM recognition domain-containing protein; this encodes MLDTLVNTLLTVFISILALGVIAIAAATYLWFIRLRDRRHKAFAQVFFKITVPEGNEIEIKAAEQMFAAFSGLTLGKIEGLTHEPDHISFEIVGTHNRIEFYVSCPKHLSDLVTKQIHASYPEADFEPCKPWNIWKKGSKVDFGTLDLTGADYFPIRSYEDKQPDPLNALTSALSKLDENEGAAIQLLIRPSSDHWRTDGEFFVEKIKAHNKNPEKKPLNISEKFLEGVEKKVGKPGFNVCLRLVAVSSDKFKATLHLKEMITSFAVFGDPTYSHFKKIFELSRKGFMESFIMRLFPVVNIEVPLFHVHLYNPTFILNTAELATIFHLPSKEVPTPGIQWLKARTLPAPANTPTAGLYLGKNVFRGVTREVYMQEKDRNRHTYILGQTGTGKSEFMKAMAVQDMEAGRGLAFIDPHGTAIEDLLKKVPQNRIDDVILFDAGDLERPMGFNMLEANSEVDKHFLINAFIQLLYKLYDPNHQGIMGPQLERAIRNVMLTAMEDPESTMVEVLKILIDPKYAKERAEKVTDPMVKSYWLDEIAHTSERDKSEKLGYFTSKFDRFVTEKTMRNILGQSKSSFNFRKVMDEGKILLIDLSKGKIGEENSIFLGLLFVPRILSAALARVDVPEEQRRDFYLYVDEFQNFATPDFATILSEARKYHLNLIVGNQFIAQMDDDIKNAVFGNVGTQCIFRVGPDDAEFLEPQFDPQFTKSDLMSNPTGSMYIRLLANNQPLVPFSLKVDWEAINKTPKSERVAAHIRSSCRLKYGKDHRLVEAQILSRLGL
- the tsaD gene encoding tRNA (adenosine(37)-N6)-threonylcarbamoyltransferase complex transferase subunit TsaD, yielding MTILAVETSCDETAAAIVENGTKLLANVVASSQELHVTTGGIVPEVAAREQVKVIIPVIDFTLKQAGCESCDIDGIAVTVGPGLIGSLLIGVETAKSLSFAWNKPLIAVNHLVGHIYANFINHPELADGSIFPSVVLVVSGGHSDLVLLKNHGEMQWLGGTLDDAAGEAFDKAARILGLGYPGGPAISEAASTYLRRASFEALAKEDHLVLPRPLLHANNYDFSFSGLKTALLTANQTKKYENTALAFEFQEAVVDCLVKKTIKAASHFNAKSIMLAGGVAANMRLREIIGKSAGNIPLYYPEPKFCTDNAAMIGSAAFFNQTFVPWENLVPDSSLSLES
- a CDS encoding ribonuclease J, translating into METDTTILHLGAFEISFFHTNHSVPESQGVVIKTPVGVIMHVPDYKFDWTPVMGKPFDVQRALKLGGDNVLALLSDCLGATNEGYTVSERGIEDTFDQILDKSEGHQVFITTVASNISRISQAIRSAVKHNRRIVVAGRSLNQNILVAQNMGLLSFPQDVFVPDDKSSKEEQSGILYLVAGAYGQSGSALWRIANGEHKTISIDDGAAVIFSADPIPGVHDQVNAIIDHLTYRGAEVYYSQIQENLHVSGHGSQGDLLMLAGIVKPKYYIPIGGTIHHMRAYRNMIEKMGVTKDRIFEWVEGQTLEFTPGMAKFGKPIETRNVFVDGGQVGEVGSVVIKDRQALSQDGVLVISVPYDKRERRFIDRVQIVSRGFVYVKESQGLMNKVSGLASNVVRRQAPGSDVMAAKNDIEREVGHFLFKETGRNPVVLASIVEI
- a CDS encoding class I SAM-dependent methyltransferase; this encodes MLNELLKELLQKRTVTVINRISPFIQKTDKIIDIGSGPGDIARILKDQGFNVNPVDVADFHGPRVVETTIYDGTTLPFPDKTFDKALLLMVLHHTPQPEIVFDEASRVATELVVIETSYTNPVDRFSTIIFDALGNLRLEAFWNSYKTDTQWRDFFTKKGFDIVNTEKYLDKTLGIFPLLHILYYLRRRIS